The proteins below are encoded in one region of Streptomyces marianii:
- the pknB gene encoding Stk1 family PASTA domain-containing Ser/Thr kinase: MEEPRRLGGRYELGSVLGRGGMAEVYLAHDTRLGRTVAVKTLRADLARDPSFQARFRREAQSAASLNHPAIVAVYDTGEDYVDSVSIPYIVMEYVDGSTLRELLHSGRKLLPERTLEMTIGILQALEYSHRNGIVHRDIKPANVMLTRTGQVKVMDFGIARAMGDSGMTMTQTAAVIGTAQYLSPEQAKGEQVDARSDLYSTGCLLYELLTVRPPFVGDSPVAVAYQHVREEPQAPSVFDPEITPEMDAIVLKALVKDPDYRYQSADEMRADIEACLDGQPVAATAAMGAVGYGGAYGAQQGRGGDQPTTALRQADPGGQTSMLPPMNPDDGGFGAYDDRPDRRRQKKSNTSTILLVVAGILVLVGAILIGKAVFSQNEAGGKVGVPQLVGKPFEEAKRLGENAKVEVAQSGTDRCDQPKGSVCSQTPNSGQMNQGDTVQVVVSEGAPLVKVPDVTKDSEEDAVKELKDKGFEVETESVESDQERGTVVEQDPEGGTRVEKGETVTLKIAKQETKPVPDVVGQQFDQANQQLTTLGYTVVRQDVDGAEPAGQIIAQDPTAGSKEAKGITITLKVSKGPQTPQAQVPEVRNRTLGEARALLQQAGFNNIQVQGDQNDNARVIQQTPQPGTQGDPAQTQVVLFTLPGGDGNDGGGNNGGGFIGGRGD, from the coding sequence ATGGAAGAGCCGCGTCGCCTCGGCGGCCGGTACGAGCTGGGCTCGGTGCTCGGCCGTGGTGGCATGGCCGAGGTCTACCTCGCCCACGACACCCGGCTCGGTCGCACCGTTGCCGTGAAGACGCTGCGGGCGGACCTTGCCCGTGACCCGTCCTTCCAGGCCCGGTTCCGCCGTGAGGCCCAGTCGGCCGCCTCGCTGAATCATCCCGCGATCGTCGCCGTGTACGACACCGGCGAGGACTACGTGGACAGCGTCTCCATCCCGTACATCGTGATGGAGTACGTGGACGGTTCCACGCTCAGAGAGCTGCTGCACTCCGGGCGCAAGCTGCTGCCCGAGCGCACGCTCGAGATGACCATCGGCATCCTCCAGGCCCTCGAGTACTCGCACCGCAACGGCATCGTGCACCGCGACATCAAGCCGGCGAACGTCATGCTGACGCGCACCGGCCAGGTCAAGGTGATGGACTTCGGCATCGCGCGCGCCATGGGCGACTCCGGCATGACCATGACCCAGACCGCGGCCGTGATCGGCACCGCCCAGTACCTCTCTCCGGAACAGGCCAAGGGCGAGCAGGTCGACGCCCGGTCCGACCTGTACTCCACGGGCTGTCTGCTCTACGAGCTGCTGACGGTCCGGCCGCCCTTCGTCGGGGACTCCCCGGTGGCGGTCGCCTATCAGCACGTTCGGGAGGAGCCGCAGGCCCCGAGCGTCTTCGACCCCGAGATCACGCCCGAGATGGACGCGATCGTCCTGAAGGCGCTGGTAAAGGACCCGGACTACCGCTACCAGTCCGCCGACGAGATGCGGGCCGACATCGAGGCGTGCCTCGACGGCCAGCCGGTCGCGGCGACCGCGGCGATGGGCGCCGTCGGCTACGGCGGCGCGTACGGCGCCCAGCAGGGCCGCGGCGGCGACCAGCCGACGACGGCGCTGCGCCAGGCGGACCCTGGCGGTCAGACGTCGATGCTGCCGCCCATGAACCCGGACGACGGCGGATTCGGCGCGTACGACGACCGCCCGGACCGCCGCCGCCAGAAGAAGTCGAACACCTCCACGATCCTGCTCGTCGTCGCCGGCATCCTCGTGCTCGTCGGCGCGATCCTGATCGGCAAGGCGGTTTTCAGTCAGAACGAGGCCGGCGGCAAGGTCGGCGTGCCGCAGCTGGTCGGCAAGCCGTTCGAGGAAGCCAAACGCCTCGGCGAGAACGCCAAGGTCGAGGTCGCCCAGTCCGGCACGGACCGCTGCGACCAGCCCAAGGGCAGCGTTTGCAGCCAGACCCCGAACAGCGGTCAGATGAACCAGGGCGACACCGTCCAGGTGGTCGTCTCCGAGGGCGCGCCGCTGGTCAAGGTGCCGGACGTCACGAAGGACTCCGAAGAGGACGCCGTCAAGGAGCTGAAGGACAAGGGCTTCGAGGTCGAGACCGAGTCGGTCGAGTCCGACCAGGAGCGCGGCACGGTCGTCGAACAGGACCCCGAGGGCGGCACCCGGGTGGAGAAGGGTGAGACCGTCACCCTGAAGATCGCCAAGCAGGAGACGAAGCCCGTACCGGACGTGGTCGGTCAGCAGTTCGATCAGGCCAACCAGCAGCTGACGACCCTCGGGTACACGGTCGTACGGCAGGACGTCGACGGGGCCGAGCCGGCGGGCCAGATCATCGCCCAGGATCCGACTGCGGGCTCCAAGGAGGCCAAGGGCATCACGATCACACTGAAGGTCTCCAAGGGCCCGCAGACGCCTCAGGCCCAGGTGCCGGAGGTGCGGAACCGCACTCTGGGCGAGGCCAGGGCCCTGCTGCAGCAGGCCGGATTCAACAACATCCAGGTGCAGGGCGACCAGAACGACAACGCCCGGGTGATCCAGCAGACCCCCCAGCCGGGAACCCAGGGTGACCCCGCTCAGACCCAGGTGGTGCTGTTCACGCTCCCCGGTGGCGACGGCAACGACGGCGGGGGCAACAACGGCGGCGGATTCATCGGCGGGCGCGGCGACTGA
- a CDS encoding peptidoglycan D,D-transpeptidase FtsI family protein, with the protein MNKPLRRIAIFCGLLVLALLIRDNWLQYVRADELNTHKLNRRVQIERYAHERGNIIVDGKPITGSVETKGSDFTYKRTYTNGPMWAPVTGFASQAFDANQIEKLEDGILTGNDDRLFFDRTMAMFTGEKKKGGDVVTTLNGKAQEAAFKGLGDKKGAVAAIDPQTGKILALASTPSYDPSVFAGNSLEDSENRQELLNDKDKPMVNRALRETYPPGSTFKVVTAAAALENGVVEDIDAPTDTPEPYLIPLSRTPMKNSHGGCEKASLNAAMEVSCNSVFANLGDKVTRDKMVEMAQKFGFNNAEIDTPVRASASVYNKTMDRGGNALSSIGQFDTATTPLQMAMVTAAIANDGKLMKPYMIDQLRAPNLDVIQTFEPEEMSRPVSQENAQLLQQMMENVVEKGTGTKAQINDVTVGGKTGTAQHGVGNSKRPYAWFISYAKTDNGSPVAVAVVVEDSSGTARDDISGGGLAAPIARDVMKAVLDGKE; encoded by the coding sequence GTGAACAAGCCCCTGCGCCGCATCGCGATCTTCTGCGGCCTCCTGGTCCTCGCCCTGCTCATCCGGGACAACTGGCTCCAGTACGTCCGCGCGGACGAGCTCAACACGCACAAGCTCAACCGCCGGGTGCAGATCGAGCGTTACGCCCACGAGCGCGGCAACATCATCGTCGACGGCAAGCCGATCACCGGCTCGGTCGAGACGAAGGGCAGCGACTTCACGTACAAGCGCACCTACACGAACGGCCCCATGTGGGCGCCCGTCACCGGATTCGCCTCGCAGGCCTTCGACGCCAACCAGATCGAGAAGCTCGAGGACGGGATACTGACCGGCAACGACGACCGGCTGTTCTTCGACCGCACGATGGCGATGTTCACGGGCGAGAAGAAGAAGGGCGGCGACGTCGTCACCACCCTGAACGGCAAGGCCCAGGAGGCCGCGTTCAAGGGACTCGGCGACAAGAAGGGCGCCGTCGCGGCGATCGACCCGCAGACCGGGAAGATCCTGGCGCTGGCCTCGACACCCTCGTACGACCCGTCGGTCTTCGCGGGCAACTCGCTCGAGGACTCCGAGAACCGCCAGGAGCTGCTCAACGACAAAGACAAGCCGATGGTGAACCGCGCACTGCGCGAGACCTACCCGCCCGGTTCCACGTTCAAGGTCGTCACCGCGGCCGCCGCGCTGGAGAACGGCGTGGTCGAGGACATCGACGCGCCGACGGACACCCCCGAGCCCTACCTGATCCCGCTCTCGCGGACGCCGATGAAGAACTCGCACGGCGGCTGCGAGAAGGCGAGCCTGAACGCGGCCATGGAGGTGTCCTGCAACTCCGTCTTCGCCAACCTCGGTGACAAGGTGACCCGGGACAAGATGGTGGAGATGGCCCAGAAGTTCGGCTTCAACAACGCCGAGATCGACACGCCGGTCCGGGCCTCCGCGTCCGTCTACAACAAGACCATGGACCGCGGCGGCAACGCGCTCTCCTCGATCGGCCAGTTCGACACCGCCACGACGCCGCTGCAGATGGCCATGGTCACCGCGGCGATCGCCAACGACGGCAAGCTCATGAAGCCGTACATGATCGACCAGCTGCGGGCGCCCAACCTGGACGTGATCCAGACCTTCGAGCCGGAGGAGATGAGCCGGCCGGTCTCGCAGGAGAACGCGCAGCTCCTCCAGCAGATGATGGAGAACGTCGTCGAGAAGGGCACCGGTACCAAGGCGCAGATCAACGACGTCACCGTCGGCGGCAAGACCGGTACCGCCCAGCACGGTGTCGGCAACAGCAAGCGCCCGTACGCCTGGTTCATCTCGTACGCCAAGACCGACAACGGTTCGCCGGTCGCGGTCGCCGTGGTCGTGGAGGACTCCAGCGGCACCGCGCGCGACGACATCAGCGGTGGCGGACTCGCCGCTCCGATCGCGCGTGACGTGATGAAGGCGGTGCTCGACGGCAAGGAGTGA
- the crgA gene encoding cell division protein CrgA — MPKSRIRKKADFTPPPSSKQATSIKLTNRSWVAPVMLALFLIGLAWIVVFYVTDGSLPVKTLGNWNIVVGFGFIAGGFAVSTQWK; from the coding sequence GTGCCGAAGTCACGTATCCGCAAGAAAGCCGACTTCACGCCTCCGCCGTCCTCGAAGCAGGCGACGAGCATCAAACTGACCAACCGCAGCTGGGTCGCTCCCGTGATGCTGGCGCTGTTCCTGATCGGGCTGGCGTGGATCGTCGTCTTCTACGTCACCGACGGCTCGCTGCCCGTGAAGACCCTCGGCAACTGGAACATCGTGGTCGGCTTCGGCTTCATCGCGGGCGGCTTCGCCGTCTCCACCCAGTGGAAGTAG
- a CDS encoding DUF881 domain-containing protein: MSNSADSPGEPVRRSSWRPVRLLTAAVFALAGMIFVTSFNTAKGTNLRTDDSLLRLSDLIQQRSHENAELDESTSAVREDVDALARRDDGSTAAEDEKLRALETAAGTEKLGGRAVSVTLNDAPPNAQAAPGYPEPQANDLVIHQQDLQAVVNALWQGGARGIQVMDQRLISTSAVRCVGNTLILQGRVYSPPYKVTAVGDPDRLKRALTASPAIQNYQLYVKAYGLGWKVDEREAVTLPGYSGTVDLHYAKPVQ, from the coding sequence TTGAGCAATTCTGCCGACTCCCCCGGTGAGCCGGTCCGTCGCTCCTCGTGGCGACCGGTCCGGTTGCTGACCGCTGCCGTTTTCGCGCTCGCCGGAATGATCTTCGTCACCAGTTTCAACACGGCCAAGGGCACCAACCTCCGGACCGACGACTCACTGTTGAGGCTCTCCGACCTGATCCAGCAGCGCAGCCACGAGAACGCCGAACTCGACGAGTCCACGTCGGCGGTCCGCGAGGACGTCGACGCCCTCGCCCGACGCGACGACGGCTCCACCGCGGCCGAGGACGAGAAGCTCCGGGCCCTGGAGACGGCCGCGGGGACCGAGAAGCTCGGCGGCCGGGCGGTCTCCGTCACTCTCAATGATGCTCCCCCGAACGCCCAGGCGGCACCCGGTTACCCGGAACCGCAGGCCAACGACCTGGTCATCCACCAGCAGGACCTGCAGGCCGTGGTCAACGCCCTCTGGCAGGGCGGCGCCCGTGGCATCCAGGTCATGGACCAGCGACTGATCTCCACCAGCGCCGTGCGCTGCGTGGGCAACACGCTGATCCTGCAGGGCAGGGTCTACTCACCGCCGTACAAGGTCACCGCCGTGGGCGACCCGGACCGGCTCAAGCGGGCGCTGACCGCCTCCCCCGCGATCCAGAACTACCAGCTCTACGTGAAGGCGTACGGGCTGGGCTGGAAAGTCGACGAGCGCGAGGCGGTGACTCTCCCCGGCTACTCGGGCACAGTGGATCTCCACTACGCGAAGCCCGTGCAGTAG
- a CDS encoding class E sortase, which produces MNGEGGPQWYRAPDVPGQRGPQQSPPEEWPDHGRYAAAYQEDWYGQQAYPQGREDTQVQEQSRGRARGRTGSMPGEGYPAPSGTGADRPTAAVPSPFFPPEDETAALRVLGGPSESERPTGGRAERRKAARARGRGRRRRAPTAPPATPKPSETGAPLSRVEARRAARAAKDSPAVIASRAFGELFITIGVLMLLFVTYQLWWTNILAGQQANAAANKIQDDWAKGRAPGAFEPGQGFAIMHIPKLDVVVPIAEGIDKHRVLDRGMVGHYAEGGLKTAMPEDKQGNFAVAGHRNTHGEPFRYINRLAQGDPIVVETQDTYYTYEMHSILPQTSPSNVGVIAPVPAGSGFTGPGRYITLTTCTPEFTSTYRMIVWGKMVDERPRSKGKPDALVG; this is translated from the coding sequence GTGAACGGCGAGGGGGGACCGCAGTGGTACCGCGCTCCGGATGTTCCCGGGCAGCGCGGGCCGCAGCAGTCCCCGCCGGAGGAGTGGCCCGACCACGGCCGGTACGCCGCGGCGTATCAGGAGGACTGGTACGGACAGCAGGCGTATCCCCAGGGCCGGGAAGATACCCAGGTTCAGGAGCAGTCCCGGGGGCGGGCCCGGGGCCGGACCGGCTCCATGCCGGGGGAGGGGTACCCGGCGCCGTCAGGGACGGGAGCCGACCGTCCGACCGCGGCCGTGCCGTCGCCGTTCTTCCCGCCCGAGGACGAGACCGCGGCGCTCCGGGTGCTCGGCGGCCCTTCGGAGTCCGAGCGGCCCACCGGAGGCCGCGCCGAGCGCCGTAAGGCGGCCAGAGCACGGGGACGGGGCCGCAGACGCCGGGCACCGACCGCCCCGCCCGCGACGCCGAAACCCTCGGAGACGGGGGCCCCGCTCTCCCGCGTGGAGGCTCGGCGGGCGGCCCGGGCGGCCAAGGACAGCCCGGCCGTGATCGCCAGCCGGGCCTTCGGCGAGCTGTTCATCACCATCGGCGTCCTCATGCTGCTGTTCGTCACGTACCAGCTGTGGTGGACCAACATCCTGGCCGGCCAGCAGGCCAACGCCGCGGCGAACAAGATCCAGGACGATTGGGCGAAGGGCCGGGCCCCGGGCGCGTTCGAACCGGGCCAGGGCTTCGCCATCATGCACATCCCCAAGCTCGACGTCGTCGTGCCGATCGCCGAGGGCATCGACAAGCACCGGGTACTGGACCGGGGTATGGTCGGCCACTACGCCGAGGGCGGGCTCAAGACGGCGATGCCCGAGGACAAGCAGGGCAACTTCGCGGTCGCCGGGCACCGCAACACCCACGGCGAGCCCTTCCGGTACATCAACCGGCTCGCACAGGGCGACCCGATCGTCGTCGAGACGCAGGACACGTACTACACGTACGAGATGCACAGCATCCTGCCGCAGACCTCGCCCTCCAACGTCGGGGTGATCGCTCCCGTGCCGGCCGGCTCCGGTTTCACCGGGCCCGGCCGGTACATCACGCTCACGACGTGCACGCCCGAGTTCACGAGTACGTACCGCATGATCGTGTGGGGCAAGATGGTCGACGAACGCCCGCGCAGCAAGGGCAAGCCGGACGCGCTCGTCGGCTGA
- a CDS encoding class E sortase — protein MARARSRIAGVISVFGELLITAGLVLALFVVYSLWWTNVIADREAAEQGERVRDRWAGGPGALDTKDGIGFLHVPAMSNGEVLVKKGTDPKTLNNGVAGYYVDPIASALPADKQGNFTLAAHRDGHGAKFHNIHKIKTGDSIVFETVDTWYIYKVFKDLKETSKYNVDVLQPVPKESGRTKPGRYITLTTCTPVYTSDYRYIVWGELERTEKVDRDRTPPAELRQS, from the coding sequence GTGGCACGTGCGCGCAGCCGGATCGCCGGCGTCATCAGTGTCTTCGGCGAGCTGCTGATCACCGCGGGGCTGGTGCTGGCCCTCTTCGTCGTCTACTCGCTGTGGTGGACGAACGTCATCGCCGACCGTGAGGCCGCGGAGCAGGGCGAACGCGTCCGCGACCGCTGGGCCGGGGGCCCCGGTGCGCTCGACACCAAGGACGGCATCGGCTTCCTGCACGTGCCCGCCATGAGCAACGGCGAGGTCCTGGTCAAGAAGGGCACCGACCCCAAGACCCTCAACAACGGGGTGGCGGGCTACTACGTCGACCCCATCGCGTCGGCTCTGCCGGCCGACAAGCAGGGCAACTTCACCCTCGCCGCCCACCGGGACGGCCACGGCGCCAAGTTCCACAACATCCACAAGATCAAGACGGGCGACTCGATCGTCTTCGAGACCGTGGACACCTGGTACATCTACAAGGTCTTCAAGGACCTCAAGGAGACGTCCAAGTACAACGTGGACGTGCTCCAGCCCGTGCCGAAGGAGTCGGGCCGGACGAAGCCGGGCCGGTACATCACGCTCACGACCTGCACGCCGGTCTACACCTCGGACTACCGCTACATCGTGTGGGGCGAACTCGAGCGCACGGAGAAGGTCGACCGGGATCGCACGCCGCCGGCGGAGCTGCGGCAGTCGTGA
- a CDS encoding aminodeoxychorismate/anthranilate synthase component II has translation MSARILVVDNYDSFVFNLVQYLYQLGAECEVVRNDQVSTAHAQDGFDGVLLSPGPGAPEQAGVCIEMVRHCAATDVPVFGVCLGMQSMAVAYGGVVDRAPELLHGKTSLVRHEGKGVFAGLPSPFTATRYHSLAAEPGTVPDELEVTARTEDGIIMGLRHRLKRVEGVQFHPESVLTEHGHLMLANWLVECGDKGAVGRSAGLAPVVGKALA, from the coding sequence GTGAGCGCGCGGATTCTCGTCGTCGACAACTACGACAGCTTCGTCTTCAACCTCGTCCAGTATCTCTACCAGTTGGGCGCGGAGTGCGAGGTCGTGCGCAACGACCAGGTGTCCACTGCGCATGCGCAGGACGGCTTCGACGGGGTGCTGCTGTCCCCGGGGCCGGGTGCCCCCGAACAGGCCGGGGTGTGCATCGAGATGGTCCGTCACTGCGCCGCCACCGACGTCCCCGTCTTCGGTGTCTGCCTCGGCATGCAGTCGATGGCCGTGGCCTACGGCGGGGTGGTCGACCGGGCGCCCGAACTGCTCCACGGCAAGACCTCGCTCGTGCGGCACGAGGGCAAGGGCGTGTTCGCCGGGCTGCCCTCTCCCTTCACGGCGACCCGCTACCACTCGCTGGCGGCGGAGCCGGGGACCGTACCGGACGAGCTCGAGGTCACGGCCCGCACGGAGGACGGAATCATCATGGGCCTGCGCCACAGGCTGAAGCGGGTCGAGGGTGTGCAGTTCCACCCCGAGTCGGTGCTCACCGAGCACGGCCATCTGATGCTGGCCAACTGGCTGGTGGAATGCGGCGACAAGGGGGCGGTGGGCCGGTCGGCAGGGCTCGCGCCGGTGGTGGGCAAGGCCCTGGCGTGA
- a CDS encoding FtsW/RodA/SpoVE family cell cycle protein, which produces MSVVTNTTTIGAIDAPSRRNTELVLLAFAVAIPVFAYLNVGLALDGEVPSGMLGYGLGLGLMAAVAHIVVRKFARYADPLLLPLATLLNGLGLVLIWRLDQSPRLNARPDFAPQATNQLMYSALGIALFVGVLMILKDHRVLQRFTYISMAAALVLLILPIVPGLGADVFGAKIWIRVGGFSIQPGEFAKIVIAVFFSGYLMVKRDALALASRRFMGLYLPRGRDLGPILTIWAMSLLILVFENDLGTSLLFFGMFVVMLYVATERTSWIVMGLLMSAGGAVVVAQFASHVQSRVAAWLDPFGCLETAPEGSNMINACDQMTQVLMSFGAGGTLGTGLGQGNSDLISFAANSDFIFATVGEELGLTGVMAFLLLYGLIIERGIRTALAARDPFGKLFAVGLSGAFALQVFVVAGGVMGLIPLTGMTMPFLAAGGSSVIANWALIGILIRISDTARRPAPAPAPSPDAEMTQVVRP; this is translated from the coding sequence ATGAGCGTTGTCACCAACACGACCACCATCGGCGCCATCGACGCACCGAGCCGCCGCAACACCGAGCTCGTGCTGCTCGCGTTCGCCGTCGCGATCCCGGTGTTCGCGTATCTCAACGTGGGCCTCGCGCTCGACGGCGAGGTGCCGTCCGGCATGCTCGGCTACGGGCTCGGCCTCGGGCTGATGGCGGCCGTCGCCCACATCGTCGTGCGGAAGTTCGCCAGGTACGCCGACCCGCTGCTGCTGCCCCTGGCGACGCTGCTCAACGGGCTCGGGCTGGTGCTGATCTGGCGGCTGGACCAGTCGCCGCGGCTGAACGCACGCCCCGACTTCGCCCCGCAGGCGACGAACCAGCTGATGTACTCGGCTCTCGGCATCGCGCTGTTCGTCGGCGTGCTGATGATCCTGAAGGACCACCGCGTCCTCCAGCGCTTCACGTACATCTCGATGGCGGCGGCGCTGGTCCTGCTGATCCTGCCGATCGTGCCCGGTCTCGGCGCCGACGTCTTCGGCGCGAAGATCTGGATCCGGGTGGGCGGGTTCTCCATCCAGCCCGGCGAGTTCGCGAAGATCGTCATCGCGGTCTTCTTCTCGGGCTACCTGATGGTGAAACGGGACGCGCTCGCCCTGGCCAGCCGCCGGTTCATGGGCCTGTACCTGCCGCGCGGCCGCGACCTCGGCCCGATCCTCACGATCTGGGCGATGAGCCTGCTCATCCTGGTCTTCGAGAACGACCTCGGCACCTCGCTGCTGTTCTTCGGCATGTTCGTGGTCATGCTGTACGTGGCCACCGAGCGGACGAGCTGGATCGTCATGGGCCTGCTGATGTCGGCGGGCGGCGCCGTGGTCGTCGCGCAGTTCGCGAGTCACGTCCAGTCCCGCGTCGCGGCCTGGCTCGACCCCTTCGGGTGCCTGGAGACCGCCCCCGAGGGCTCCAACATGATCAACGCCTGTGACCAGATGACCCAGGTCCTGATGTCGTTCGGTGCCGGCGGCACTCTCGGCACCGGCCTCGGTCAGGGCAACTCCGACCTCATCAGCTTCGCCGCGAACTCGGACTTCATCTTCGCCACCGTCGGCGAGGAGCTCGGCCTGACCGGCGTCATGGCGTTCCTGCTGCTGTACGGCCTGATCATCGAGCGCGGCATCCGCACGGCTCTGGCCGCCCGGGACCCGTTCGGCAAGCTGTTCGCCGTCGGTCTCTCCGGCGCCTTCGCCCTCCAGGTCTTCGTCGTGGCCGGCGGTGTGATGGGACTCATCCCGCTGACCGGTATGACCATGCCGTTCCTCGCGGCCGGTGGCTCCTCCGTCATCGCCAACTGGGCCCTGATCGGCATCCTCATCCGTATCAGCGACACCGCGCGCCGTCCGGCGCCGGCTCCCGCCCCGTCCCCCGATGCCGAGATGACCCAGGTGGTCCGACCGTGA
- a CDS encoding class E sortase produces MLVRLIVRTLSEICITTGAVIVLFVAYVLFWTGVKAGGATDDEIVRLHEEWARQPQAPSAAPEASGPAVSPPAADPAPPAAKPYERGRPFAVLYVPRFGAGWEWPVLEGTEAGTLKKGLGHYAGSARLGATGNFSVAGHRRTYGDPFKDFPRLRPGDAVVLNDGTTWFTYRIRNKPYRTVPGDVGVIDAVPVKSGFDGPGRYLTLTTCDPEWGSSHRLVVWAHLDATRPVTHGKPEAFHS; encoded by the coding sequence GTGTTGGTGCGACTGATCGTCCGGACGCTCAGTGAGATATGCATCACCACGGGGGCGGTGATCGTGCTGTTCGTGGCGTACGTGCTGTTCTGGACCGGTGTGAAGGCCGGGGGAGCGACCGACGACGAGATCGTCCGGCTCCACGAGGAGTGGGCGAGGCAACCGCAGGCGCCGTCTGCGGCACCGGAGGCGAGCGGACCCGCCGTCTCGCCGCCCGCCGCGGATCCCGCCCCGCCGGCCGCGAAGCCGTACGAACGCGGCCGGCCCTTCGCGGTGCTGTACGTGCCGCGCTTCGGCGCCGGCTGGGAGTGGCCGGTGCTGGAGGGCACCGAGGCGGGAACCCTGAAGAAGGGGCTCGGACACTATGCGGGCAGCGCCCGGCTCGGCGCGACGGGGAACTTCTCGGTGGCCGGCCACCGCCGTACCTACGGGGACCCGTTCAAGGACTTCCCGCGGCTGCGTCCCGGCGACGCGGTCGTCCTCAACGACGGGACGACGTGGTTCACCTACCGCATACGGAACAAGCCGTACCGCACTGTGCCCGGGGACGTGGGAGTGATCGACGCCGTTCCGGTGAAGTCCGGATTCGACGGACCGGGCCGCTACCTCACCCTCACCACGTGCGATCCCGAGTGGGGCAGCAGCCACCGGCTGGTGGTGTGGGCGCACCTCGACGCCACCCGGCCTGTGACCCACGGCAAACCGGAAGCTTTCCACAGCTGA
- a CDS encoding PP2C family protein-serine/threonine phosphatase, giving the protein MSLSLRFAAGSHKGMIREGNEDSGYAGPRLLAIADGMGGQAAGEVASSEVISTLVQLDDDIPGSDILTSLGTAVQRANEQLRLMVEEDPQLEGMGTTLTALLWTGQRLGLVHVGDSRAYLLRDGVLTQITQDHTWVQRLVDEGRITEEEATTHPQRALLMRALGSGDHVEPDLSIREVRAGDRYLICSDGLSGVVSHQTLEEALASYQGPQETVQELIQLALRGGGPDNITCIVADVLDTDSGDTLAGALSDTPVVVGAVAENQAQLGDGGAMQTPAGRASGLGRPAAPPQGGGFGPPGSGDDVGYGGMPPEGGYGAYTDEDFVKPRRGRKWLKRSFFIALALGVVGGGLYGGYRWTQTQYYVGANEDHIALYRGISQDLAWLSLSKVEKDHPEIELKYLPPYQQKQVKETITEGSLGDARDKIQELGAQAAVCKKDEQRRAAADRAAGTPPGEGQAGGTTGTQPSTQSAQTKPTAASPSPGPTLSEEEQKLASNCGKQ; this is encoded by the coding sequence ATGAGTCTGTCACTGCGCTTCGCCGCCGGATCGCACAAGGGCATGATCCGGGAGGGCAACGAGGACTCCGGTTACGCCGGTCCGCGCCTTCTCGCGATCGCCGACGGCATGGGCGGCCAGGCGGCCGGCGAGGTCGCCTCGTCGGAGGTCATCTCCACGCTCGTCCAGCTCGACGACGACATCCCTGGCTCGGACATCCTCACCTCGCTCGGTACCGCCGTGCAGCGGGCCAACGAGCAGCTGCGCCTGATGGTCGAGGAGGACCCCCAGCTCGAGGGCATGGGCACCACCCTGACCGCGCTGCTGTGGACCGGGCAGCGGCTCGGCCTCGTACACGTCGGCGACTCCCGCGCGTACCTGCTCCGGGACGGGGTGCTGACCCAGATCACGCAGGACCACACGTGGGTGCAGCGGCTCGTCGACGAGGGCCGGATCACCGAGGAGGAGGCCACCACCCACCCGCAGCGCGCCCTGCTGATGCGCGCGCTGGGTAGTGGCGACCACGTCGAGCCCGATCTCTCCATCCGCGAGGTGAGGGCCGGCGACCGCTATCTGATCTGCTCCGACGGACTGTCCGGTGTCGTGTCCCACCAGACGCTGGAGGAGGCCCTCGCCAGCTACCAGGGCCCGCAGGAGACCGTGCAGGAGCTGATCCAGCTCGCCCTGCGCGGCGGCGGCCCCGACAACATCACCTGCATCGTCGCGGACGTGCTCGACACGGACTCCGGCGACACCCTCGCCGGCGCGCTCAGCGACACCCCGGTCGTCGTCGGCGCCGTCGCCGAGAACCAGGCGCAGCTGGGTGACGGCGGAGCGATGCAGACCCCGGCCGGCCGCGCGTCCGGCCTCGGCCGGCCCGCCGCACCGCCGCAGGGAGGCGGCTTCGGTCCGCCCGGGAGCGGCGACGACGTCGGCTACGGCGGGATGCCGCCGGAGGGCGGCTACGGCGCGTACACGGACGAGGACTTCGTCAAGCCGCGCCGCGGCCGGAAGTGGCTGAAGAGATCCTTCTTCATCGCGCTCGCGCTGGGAGTCGTGGGCGGCGGCCTCTACGGCGGATACCGCTGGACGCAGACCCAGTACTACGTCGGCGCGAACGAGGACCACATCGCGCTGTACCGGGGCATCAGCCAGGACCTGGCCTGGCTCTCGCTCTCGAAGGTCGAGAAGGACCACCCCGAGATCGAACTCAAGTACCTGCCGCCCTACCAGCAGAAGCAGGTCAAGGAGACCATCACCGAGGGCAGCCTCGGCGATGCCCGCGACAAGATCCAGGAGCTCGGCGCACAGGCCGCCGTCTGCAAGAAGGACGAGCAGCGCCGGGCCGCCGCGGACCGGGCCGCGGGCACGCCGCCGGGCGAGGGCCAGGCCGGCGGTACGACCGGCACGCAGCCCTCGACCCAGTCCGCCCAGACCAAGCCGACCGCAGCGTCTCCCTCTCCGGGCCCCACCCTCTCGGAGGAGGAGCAGAAGCTGGCCTCGAACTGCGGCAAGCAGTAA